The Serratia rhizosphaerae genome has a segment encoding these proteins:
- a CDS encoding SDR family oxidoreductase: MSYSFSNQTVVITGAARGIGEGIAERFAAAGANLVISDYSADILATAERLTQRYRGNIVPLVADVTDEQQVAALYQLAFDTFGSVDVSIQNAGIITIDHFDSMTRKEFDSVLNVNTTGVWLCCREAAKYMVKQNKGCLINTSSGQGRVGFIYTPHYAASKMGVIGITQSLALELAAHNITVNAFCPGIIETEMWDYNDRVWGEILSTPEKKYGKGELMQEWVEGIPLKRAGKPKDVAGLVMFLASEDASYITGQTINVDGGLIMS; the protein is encoded by the coding sequence ATGAGCTATTCATTCAGCAACCAGACCGTCGTAATCACCGGCGCCGCACGCGGCATTGGCGAAGGTATTGCCGAGCGCTTTGCCGCCGCCGGCGCCAATCTGGTGATCTCCGACTATTCGGCAGATATCCTCGCCACGGCCGAGCGGTTAACGCAGCGCTATCGCGGCAATATCGTTCCCTTGGTTGCCGACGTCACCGACGAACAACAGGTTGCCGCGCTCTACCAGCTGGCGTTTGACACCTTCGGATCGGTGGACGTCTCAATTCAGAACGCCGGCATCATTACCATCGACCATTTCGATTCCATGACGCGCAAAGAATTCGACAGCGTGCTTAACGTCAACACCACCGGCGTATGGCTGTGCTGCCGGGAAGCGGCCAAATATATGGTCAAGCAGAATAAAGGCTGCCTGATTAATACCTCATCCGGACAGGGACGGGTCGGGTTTATTTATACGCCGCACTACGCCGCCAGCAAAATGGGGGTGATTGGCATTACGCAAAGTCTGGCGCTGGAACTCGCCGCCCACAATATTACCGTCAATGCGTTTTGTCCCGGCATTATCGAAACGGAGATGTGGGATTATAACGACCGCGTCTGGGGCGAGATCTTGAGCACGCCGGAGAAAAAATACGGCAAAGGCGAATTAATGCAGGAGTGGGTGGAAGGCATTCCGTTAAAACGCGCAGGCAAGCCCAAAGACGTCGCCGGGCTGGTGATGTTTCTGGCCTCGGAAGACGCCTCTTATATCACCGGCCAGACCATCAATGTCGATGGCGGCCTCATCATGTCATAA
- a CDS encoding FGGY family carbohydrate kinase, producing the protein MSATKNVIIALDEGTTNAKAVALDECGQVIAKFSQALSIQTPREGWVEQSGELLVDASLNVLAQAVAHVGAERVCALAISNQRETAIGWYRSNGKPLGAALSWQCSRTADFCDSLRRDHQAQPIKTATGLPIAPLFSGSKMRWLLESVPNGFALAEQGEICLGTIDSWLLWHLTAGEAFYCDYSNASRTQLLNLHSGGWDEQMLAIFQIPAAALPAVKPSSGLFGHTKGLADIPDGIPIMAMIGDSHAALFGHALGQPGCVKATYGTGSSVMAPVTSAQCDIQSLATTLAWHDGQRLVYGLEGNIPHTGDAVAWMADSTGLSELPAAELAHELNTLPASVDSTLGVYFVPALTGLGAPWWNEHARGVICGLSRGVKRAHLIRAALESVAYQIADVVAAMRQHNDFTLTALMVDGGPSKNDWLMQYQADLLGCPVMRSDIPELSAIGAALLARKAITHITDDELKSYLPVHGEFRPNMARHGRLQKRWREWQSAVERTLYAS; encoded by the coding sequence ATGTCGGCAACAAAGAATGTCATCATCGCGCTTGATGAAGGCACCACCAATGCCAAAGCCGTCGCGCTGGACGAATGCGGCCAGGTCATCGCCAAGTTTTCACAGGCGCTGTCCATTCAGACGCCGCGTGAAGGCTGGGTGGAACAGTCGGGGGAATTACTGGTGGACGCCTCGCTGAACGTGCTGGCGCAGGCGGTGGCGCACGTCGGTGCGGAGCGTGTCTGCGCGCTGGCGATCAGCAATCAGCGTGAAACCGCCATCGGCTGGTATCGCAGCAACGGCAAACCGCTCGGCGCGGCGCTCTCCTGGCAATGCTCGCGCACCGCGGATTTTTGCGACAGCCTGCGGCGCGATCATCAGGCGCAGCCGATTAAAACGGCAACCGGCCTGCCCATTGCTCCGCTGTTTTCCGGCTCTAAAATGCGCTGGCTGCTGGAGTCGGTGCCAAACGGCTTTGCGCTCGCCGAGCAGGGCGAGATTTGCCTGGGCACCATCGACAGCTGGCTGCTCTGGCATCTGACCGCGGGCGAAGCCTTTTACTGCGATTACTCCAACGCCTCGCGCACGCAGCTGCTGAACCTGCACAGCGGCGGCTGGGATGAACAGATGCTGGCCATCTTCCAGATCCCCGCCGCCGCGCTGCCGGCGGTCAAACCCTCAAGCGGCCTGTTCGGCCATACCAAAGGACTGGCGGACATTCCCGACGGTATTCCGATCATGGCGATGATCGGCGATTCGCACGCCGCGTTATTCGGCCACGCGCTGGGACAGCCCGGCTGCGTCAAAGCCACCTACGGCACCGGCTCGTCCGTCATGGCGCCGGTGACGTCCGCCCAATGCGACATCCAGTCGCTCGCCACCACCCTCGCCTGGCATGACGGGCAGCGGCTGGTCTACGGGCTGGAGGGCAATATTCCCCACACCGGCGACGCCGTCGCCTGGATGGCCGACAGCACCGGCTTAAGTGAGTTGCCCGCCGCAGAGCTGGCTCATGAGCTGAATACGCTGCCGGCTTCGGTGGATTCCACCCTCGGGGTGTATTTCGTACCGGCGCTCACCGGCCTGGGCGCGCCGTGGTGGAACGAGCACGCCAGAGGCGTCATTTGCGGGCTGAGCCGCGGCGTTAAACGCGCGCACCTGATTCGCGCGGCGCTGGAATCGGTCGCCTACCAGATTGCCGACGTGGTCGCCGCCATGCGCCAGCATAATGACTTCACGCTGACGGCGCTCATGGTGGACGGCGGCCCCAGCAAAAACGACTGGCTGATGCAGTATCAGGCCGATCTGCTGGGATGCCCGGTTATGCGCAGCGATATCCCCGAACTTTCGGCCATCGGCGCCGCCCTGCTGGCGCGCAAGGCCATTACCCATATCACCGATGACGAACTGAAAAGCTACCTGCCGGTACACGGCGAGTTTCGTCCCAATATGGCACGCCACGGCCGCCTGCAAAAACGCTGGCGCGAGTGGCAGAGCGCGGTAGAGCGCACCCTCTACGCATCTTGA
- a CDS encoding transketolase, translating to MNPFSLSVPELESKARAVRRHIINLNANSPAGGHTGADLSQVELLTALYFRILNCAPDRLDDRDRDIYIQSKGHAVGCYYCVLAEAGYFPQPWLATYQHANSHLPGHPVKQKTPGIELNTGALGHGFPVAVGLAIAAKRDNSKRRIFLITGDGELAEGSNWEAAMAAAHYKLDNLVVINDKNGLQLAGATKDIMSTDPLDEKWRAFGMEVTECRGNDMASVVAALENLPQNGKPHVLIAHTTKGAGVSFIAGKPEWHHRVPKGDEITQAMAELSDRAEEEV from the coding sequence ATGAACCCGTTCTCACTGTCAGTGCCGGAACTGGAAAGCAAAGCGCGTGCGGTACGACGCCATATCATCAACCTGAACGCCAACAGCCCCGCCGGCGGACATACCGGGGCCGATCTGTCGCAGGTTGAACTGCTGACCGCGCTGTATTTCCGCATTCTGAACTGTGCGCCTGACCGCCTGGACGATCGGGATCGCGATATCTATATCCAGTCGAAGGGACATGCCGTCGGCTGCTACTACTGCGTGCTGGCGGAGGCGGGCTACTTCCCGCAGCCCTGGCTGGCGACCTACCAGCATGCCAACTCGCACCTGCCGGGGCATCCGGTGAAGCAGAAAACGCCGGGCATTGAACTGAACACCGGCGCGCTGGGGCACGGTTTCCCGGTGGCGGTGGGGCTGGCCATTGCCGCCAAGCGTGACAACAGCAAGCGCCGCATTTTCCTGATCACCGGCGATGGCGAACTGGCGGAAGGCAGCAACTGGGAGGCCGCGATGGCGGCGGCGCACTACAAGCTGGATAACCTGGTGGTGATTAACGATAAAAACGGGCTGCAGCTGGCCGGCGCCACCAAAGACATTATGAGCACCGATCCGCTGGATGAAAAATGGCGCGCTTTCGGGATGGAAGTCACCGAATGCCGGGGCAACGATATGGCCTCCGTGGTGGCGGCGCTGGAAAACCTGCCGCAGAACGGCAAGCCGCACGTGCTGATTGCGCACACCACCAAGGGCGCCGGCGTGTCATTTATTGCCGGCAAGCCGGAGTGGCATCACCGGGTGCCGAAAGGCGATGAGATTACGCAGGCCATGGCCGAGCTGAGCGATCGGGCAGAAGAGGAGGTATAA
- a CDS encoding DeoR/GlpR family DNA-binding transcription regulator translates to MHPRQRKIVQMVGEHGRLSVGALAQAVGVSLVTIRHDLQALHQRGELFRVHGGAVALQSHALRAGLQRRYAAKQGIAGYAASLVRDGDTLYLDGCSISLALIDALHARRGLTIVTTHPDIAERLKQSEHQAMIVGGLRQMRNDARIGAFTCSCLSQLRFQRAFLGIGGWHWQSGFTEPDPLSCAVKNVVAAHSDEVVLLADSSRFGRTHPHALAPADAAVTRVITDTRLSPKYRQYFARRAIRLNVINAPEAVSGD, encoded by the coding sequence ATGCATCCGCGACAGAGGAAAATTGTGCAGATGGTGGGCGAGCATGGCCGCCTCAGCGTCGGCGCGCTGGCGCAGGCCGTCGGCGTTTCTCTGGTCACCATCCGTCATGATTTGCAGGCGCTGCATCAGCGGGGGGAACTGTTCCGGGTGCATGGCGGCGCCGTGGCCTTGCAGAGCCATGCGCTCCGGGCCGGATTACAGCGGCGCTATGCCGCCAAACAGGGGATTGCCGGGTATGCCGCCTCGCTGGTGCGCGACGGCGATACGCTGTATCTCGACGGCTGCAGCATCAGCCTGGCGCTGATCGACGCGTTGCACGCCAGGCGCGGTCTCACCATCGTGACGACGCATCCCGATATTGCCGAGCGGCTGAAGCAGAGCGAGCATCAGGCGATGATCGTGGGCGGCCTGCGGCAAATGCGGAATGATGCGAGGATCGGGGCGTTTACCTGCAGTTGCCTCAGCCAACTGCGGTTTCAGCGCGCCTTCCTGGGCATCGGCGGCTGGCACTGGCAAAGCGGATTTACCGAGCCGGACCCGCTGAGCTGCGCGGTGAAAAACGTCGTCGCGGCGCACTCTGACGAGGTCGTGCTGCTGGCCGACTCGTCCAGGTTCGGCCGGACGCATCCGCACGCGCTGGCGCCCGCCGACGCCGCCGTTACCCGGGTCATTACCGACACCAGGCTGTCGCCCAAATATCGGCAATATTTCGCCCGGCGGGCGATACGTCTGAACGTCATTAATGCGCCGGAGGCCGTCTCAGGCGATTAG
- a CDS encoding MFS transporter yields MTPAHSEPRTILGLRTDLVWGLIGVLLFIVGDGVEQAWISPYLIERGLSMPQSATLIAIYGIAVAIGAWLSGVMAEALGPRKTMLIGAMFWLVGQVLFLLVALPTMNFAIIVPTYCIRGLGYPLFCYSFLVWVTYRNPAKTLATAVGWFYLAFTGGLYIVANFYASLMIPVLGHVGVLWSAIVWALAGTAIVLMCVKGTVRERTTVGEQLAILLSGISIIKENPRVGVGGLVRLINTTSQFALPVFFPIYLSLHGFTTEQWLKVWALTFTVNIAFNLIWGVVGDRIGWGRTVQIFGGFGCACTMIFMAYAPIWFSGNYMAMLLMGCLYGALIAGFCPLTALVPSLEPERKGAAMSVLNLGAGLSSFVGPLLVALLFTTVGAKGVLFVFAGLYIVSIFLTSFVARDEKARFAVPKTLSTTQSAYSAKR; encoded by the coding sequence ATGACACCCGCTCACTCAGAGCCGCGGACGATACTCGGCCTCAGAACGGATTTGGTCTGGGGTTTAATCGGCGTGCTGCTGTTTATCGTCGGCGACGGCGTTGAACAAGCCTGGATCTCCCCCTATCTGATCGAACGCGGGCTGAGCATGCCGCAAAGCGCCACGCTGATCGCCATCTACGGCATTGCCGTGGCGATCGGCGCGTGGCTGTCGGGCGTGATGGCCGAAGCGCTGGGGCCGCGTAAAACCATGCTGATCGGCGCGATGTTCTGGCTGGTCGGCCAGGTGCTGTTCCTGCTGGTGGCCCTGCCTACCATGAACTTCGCCATTATCGTGCCGACCTACTGTATCCGCGGCCTCGGCTACCCGCTGTTCTGCTACTCATTCCTGGTCTGGGTGACCTACCGCAACCCGGCCAAAACCCTGGCGACCGCCGTCGGCTGGTTCTATCTGGCGTTTACCGGCGGGCTGTATATCGTCGCCAACTTCTACGCCTCGCTGATGATCCCGGTACTCGGCCACGTCGGCGTACTGTGGAGCGCCATTGTCTGGGCGCTGGCCGGTACGGCGATCGTTCTGATGTGCGTAAAAGGCACGGTGCGGGAACGCACGACGGTCGGTGAACAGTTGGCGATCCTGCTCAGCGGCATCTCGATTATCAAGGAAAACCCCCGCGTCGGCGTCGGCGGTCTGGTCAGGCTGATCAACACCACCTCCCAGTTTGCGTTGCCGGTCTTTTTCCCGATTTACCTCTCGCTGCACGGTTTTACCACCGAACAGTGGTTAAAGGTCTGGGCGCTGACCTTTACGGTCAACATCGCCTTTAACCTGATCTGGGGCGTGGTGGGCGACCGCATTGGCTGGGGCCGCACCGTACAGATCTTCGGCGGCTTCGGCTGCGCCTGCACCATGATTTTCATGGCCTATGCGCCTATCTGGTTCAGCGGCAACTATATGGCCATGCTGCTGATGGGTTGCCTGTACGGCGCGCTGATTGCCGGCTTCTGCCCGCTCACCGCGCTGGTGCCTTCGCTGGAGCCGGAAAGAAAAGGCGCGGCGATGTCGGTGCTGAACCTCGGCGCCGGGCTGTCCAGCTTTGTTGGCCCGCTGCTGGTGGCGCTGCTGTTCACCACCGTCGGCGCCAAAGGGGTGCTGTTTGTCTTCGCCGGGCTGTATATCGTCAGCATTTTCCTGACCAGTTTTGTCGCCCGGGATGAAAAGGCACGCTTTGCCGTTCCGAAAACCTTATCAACGACGCAGTCCGCATACAGCGCCAAACGCTAG
- a CDS encoding transketolase family protein produces MSNAEHLANVMVTAFIDAVDNGVDLVPVVADSTSTAKIAPFMQRFPDRLVNVGIAEQTLVGAAAGLAMAGKIAVTCNAAPFLVARANEQVKVDVCYNNTNVKLFGLNAGASYGPLASTHHAIDDISVMRGFGNIQIFAPSSPLECRQIIEYALEHVGPVYIRMDGKALPELHDETYRFQPGAVDVLRTGSDVALVAMGSAVHEAVDAAATLAQQGVSAQVIGVPSIRPLDRAALSAALGAIRTVITVEEHNVNGGVGSIVAEVLAEYGHGARLQRLGIADGEYAIAADRQAMRAHHGLDAAGIVRQALASLHQ; encoded by the coding sequence GTGAGTAATGCAGAACATTTGGCGAACGTAATGGTGACGGCGTTTATCGATGCGGTAGATAACGGCGTCGATCTGGTGCCGGTAGTGGCGGACTCCACCTCCACGGCGAAAATCGCGCCGTTTATGCAGCGCTTCCCCGATCGTCTGGTTAACGTCGGCATTGCCGAACAGACGCTGGTGGGGGCCGCGGCGGGGTTGGCGATGGCGGGAAAAATCGCCGTCACCTGTAACGCCGCGCCGTTCCTGGTCGCCCGGGCGAACGAGCAGGTGAAGGTCGACGTCTGCTACAACAATACCAACGTGAAGCTGTTCGGCCTTAATGCGGGCGCCAGCTATGGGCCGCTGGCGAGCACCCATCATGCCATCGACGATATCTCCGTGATGCGCGGTTTTGGCAATATCCAGATTTTCGCCCCTTCTTCACCGTTGGAATGCCGCCAGATCATCGAGTATGCGCTGGAACACGTCGGGCCGGTCTATATCCGGATGGACGGCAAAGCCCTGCCGGAGCTGCATGATGAGACCTACCGTTTCCAGCCGGGCGCCGTCGATGTGTTGCGCACCGGGAGCGATGTGGCGCTGGTGGCGATGGGGTCTGCGGTGCATGAGGCGGTGGATGCGGCGGCCACCCTGGCGCAGCAGGGCGTCAGCGCGCAGGTGATCGGCGTACCGTCAATCCGTCCGCTGGACCGCGCTGCCCTGAGCGCCGCGCTGGGCGCAATCCGCACGGTGATTACGGTCGAGGAACACAATGTGAACGGCGGCGTCGGCAGCATTGTGGCGGAAGTGCTGGCGGAATATGGTCATGGCGCACGGCTGCAACGTCTCGGCATTGCCGATGGCGAGTACGCCATCGCCGCCGACCGTCAGGCAATGCGCGCGCACCATGGTCTGGATGCGGCCGGCATTGTTCGCCAGGCGCTGGCGTCGTTGCATCAATAA
- a CDS encoding sugar-binding transcriptional regulator: MAKQDEQRLLVKIATLYYLEGRKQSEIAQSLSLSQSFVSRAITRCQKEGLVKISVVQPSNIFLNIEKGIEERYGIKQAIVVDVAEEASDAVLKRAIGSAAAHYMETRLRPNDLVGVSSWSSTIRAMVDEVHTQNLKANGVIQLLGGVGPNGNVQATILTQTLAQQLNCKAWLLPAQSIEGSMDEKARLMASSDVAEVIAHFDDVDVAIVGIGILEPSQLLKTSGNYYQEEMLARLAERGAVGDICLHYFDRHGAPVLSDDEDPVIGMALDKVKKCPNVVALAGGRDKVAAIKGALNGGYIDVLITDYHTSRMLVTD, translated from the coding sequence ATGGCTAAGCAGGATGAACAACGGCTCTTGGTTAAGATTGCCACGCTTTACTACCTGGAGGGTCGCAAGCAGTCTGAGATCGCACAATCATTATCCCTTTCCCAATCTTTCGTTTCGCGCGCTATCACCCGCTGCCAAAAAGAAGGACTGGTCAAAATCAGCGTTGTTCAGCCCTCCAATATTTTTCTGAATATCGAAAAAGGCATTGAAGAGCGTTACGGCATTAAGCAGGCCATCGTGGTCGACGTTGCAGAAGAGGCTTCCGACGCGGTGCTGAAACGCGCCATCGGCTCGGCCGCCGCCCACTATATGGAAACCCGCCTGCGGCCTAACGATCTGGTGGGCGTCTCCTCCTGGAGCAGCACCATCCGCGCCATGGTGGATGAGGTGCACACCCAGAACCTGAAGGCGAACGGCGTTATCCAACTGCTGGGCGGCGTGGGGCCCAACGGCAACGTGCAGGCCACCATCCTGACGCAGACCCTGGCGCAGCAGCTCAACTGCAAAGCCTGGCTGCTGCCGGCGCAGAGCATTGAAGGCTCGATGGATGAAAAAGCGCGCCTGATGGCCAGCAGCGACGTCGCCGAAGTGATCGCCCATTTCGATGATGTCGACGTCGCCATCGTCGGTATCGGCATTCTGGAACCGTCCCAGCTGCTGAAAACCTCCGGCAACTACTATCAGGAGGAGATGCTGGCACGGTTGGCCGAGCGCGGCGCCGTCGGCGATATCTGCCTGCACTATTTTGACCGGCACGGCGCCCCGGTGCTGAGCGACGATGAAGATCCGGTGATCGGCATGGCGCTCGACAAAGTGAAAAAATGCCCGAACGTCGTCGCACTGGCCGGTGGCCGCGACAAAGTCGCCGCCATCAAGGGCGCGCTGAACGGCGGTTATATCGATGTGCTGATCACCGATTACCACACTTCCAGAATGCTGGTCACGGACTGA
- a CDS encoding DUF2291 family protein produces the protein MFTRLGPVVLIFLLGGCRIVSQQELADLKNPPNPKMANIPQTWQQKLVPQIVKDAKADNALLAELAAAKDFDEACQRYGYRSQAENPCLFSVRLSGTITDVNSTSRSGKMTLKTAAGDEVRVQTGPIIRGTDLRDAYKGAGYQDFNDQVLFGDYGRAINQQAADMMRDFKPQVGDNVEVVGVFSSWDLPGKIAEVTPAAITRR, from the coding sequence ATGTTCACACGACTCGGGCCGGTAGTGCTGATTTTTCTGCTGGGCGGTTGCCGTATTGTTTCGCAGCAGGAACTGGCGGATTTAAAAAATCCGCCTAACCCGAAAATGGCGAATATTCCGCAAACGTGGCAACAGAAGCTGGTGCCGCAAATTGTTAAGGACGCCAAAGCGGATAACGCCTTGCTTGCCGAACTGGCGGCGGCGAAAGATTTTGATGAAGCCTGCCAGCGCTATGGCTACCGCAGCCAGGCGGAGAACCCCTGCCTGTTCAGCGTCAGGCTGAGCGGCACCATCACCGACGTTAACAGCACGTCGCGCAGCGGCAAAATGACGCTGAAAACCGCCGCCGGCGATGAGGTCCGGGTACAGACCGGGCCGATTATCCGCGGCACTGACCTGCGTGACGCCTATAAGGGCGCAGGCTATCAGGATTTTAACGATCAGGTGCTGTTCGGCGATTACGGCCGGGCGATCAACCAGCAGGCGGCCGACATGATGCGCGATTTCAAACCGCAGGTCGGGGATAACGTCGAGGTGGTCGGCGTATTCAGCAGTTGGGATCTGCCGGGCAAGATCGCCGAGGTGACCCCGGCCGCGATTACGCGTCGCTAA
- a CDS encoding D-ribose ABC transporter substrate-binding protein, producing the protein MNKKLLLLSIASACVFSGAALAVEKGTIMILVNSLDNPYYAAEAKGANEKAKALGYKTSVLSHGEDVKKQNELIDTAIGKKVQGIILDNADSTASVAAIKKAKDAGIPVVLINREIPVDDIALEQITHNNFQAGSEVANVFVEAMGEKGKYAELTCNLADNNCVTRSKSFHQVIDQYPDMQSVARQDAKGTLIDGKRVMDSILQAHPDVKGVICGNGPVALGVVAALRAAGRDDVVVVGIDGSNDERDAVKAGALKATVMLQAQAIAAQGVTDLDNYIQHGKPPAKQRVMFRGILITPENAQQVQDFNFKS; encoded by the coding sequence ATGAATAAGAAACTGTTGTTATTAAGCATCGCTTCCGCCTGTGTCTTTTCCGGCGCCGCGCTGGCCGTAGAAAAAGGCACCATCATGATTCTGGTCAATTCACTGGATAACCCGTACTACGCCGCCGAGGCCAAAGGCGCCAATGAGAAAGCCAAAGCGCTGGGTTACAAGACCTCCGTGCTGTCGCACGGCGAAGACGTCAAAAAGCAGAATGAGCTGATCGATACCGCGATCGGTAAAAAGGTACAGGGCATTATTCTGGATAACGCCGACTCGACCGCCAGCGTGGCGGCAATCAAAAAAGCCAAAGATGCCGGCATTCCGGTAGTGCTGATTAACCGGGAGATACCGGTTGACGATATCGCACTGGAGCAGATTACCCATAACAACTTCCAGGCCGGCTCCGAAGTGGCCAATGTGTTTGTCGAGGCGATGGGCGAAAAAGGCAAATATGCTGAGCTGACCTGCAACCTGGCGGATAACAACTGCGTGACCCGTTCCAAATCCTTCCACCAGGTGATCGATCAGTATCCGGATATGCAGAGCGTGGCGCGTCAGGACGCTAAAGGCACTCTGATTGACGGCAAGCGGGTGATGGACAGCATTTTGCAGGCCCATCCCGACGTGAAAGGCGTTATCTGCGGCAACGGCCCGGTGGCGCTGGGCGTCGTTGCCGCACTGCGCGCCGCCGGTCGCGACGACGTGGTGGTGGTCGGCATCGACGGCAGCAATGATGAACGTGACGCCGTCAAGGCCGGCGCGCTGAAGGCGACGGTGATGCTGCAGGCGCAGGCCATCGCGGCGCAAGGGGTCACCGATCTCGACAACTATATCCAGCATGGCAAACCGCCGGCGAAGCAGCGGGTGATGTTCCGCGGCATTCTGATTACGCCGGAAAACGCGCAGCAGGTGCAGGACTTCAACTTCAAATCTTAA
- a CDS encoding DeoR/GlpR family DNA-binding transcription regulator — protein MKSKSEQLADVRLRREKILEMVREDGTVTVKALTAAFGLTEATIRTDLRTLQQRGLVQRYHGGATLLAGKQNTGAMMLERQIHLEQKDAIGRLAARYIENGDTVIFDSGTTTTAITKYMAHIKRLSVITTAVNIALTLGGEPEINILLTGGSFKFPTLSTSGDKAAGFFENVLAEKLFLATACISPRSGLSFPSETDIKLKLAMINAASEVYVVADSSKIDKVSMFALPCEWSKIDYLITDSGITPSQVQAFETLGVRVLIA, from the coding sequence TTGAAAAGCAAAAGTGAACAGCTGGCTGACGTTCGGCTACGCAGAGAGAAGATCCTTGAGATGGTCCGGGAGGACGGAACGGTCACGGTTAAAGCGCTCACTGCGGCATTCGGCCTGACCGAAGCAACCATCCGCACCGACCTGCGCACTCTGCAGCAAAGGGGGCTGGTCCAGCGCTATCACGGCGGCGCCACGCTGCTGGCCGGTAAACAAAACACCGGCGCGATGATGCTGGAACGCCAGATCCATCTGGAGCAAAAAGATGCGATCGGCCGCCTGGCGGCGCGCTATATCGAAAACGGCGACACCGTGATTTTCGATTCCGGCACCACCACCACCGCGATCACCAAATATATGGCCCATATCAAGCGGCTGTCGGTCATCACCACGGCGGTCAACATCGCGCTGACGCTGGGCGGTGAGCCGGAGATCAATATCCTGCTGACCGGCGGCAGCTTTAAGTTCCCCACGCTGTCGACCTCCGGCGACAAGGCGGCCGGTTTCTTCGAAAACGTGCTGGCGGAAAAACTGTTTCTCGCCACCGCCTGCATCTCGCCGCGCTCAGGGCTGAGTTTTCCCAGTGAAACGGATATCAAACTGAAACTGGCGATGATTAACGCCGCCAGCGAGGTCTACGTGGTGGCCGACTCCAGCAAGATTGATAAGGTTTCCATGTTCGCCTTACCCTGCGAGTGGTCGAAGATCGATTACCTGATTACCGACAGCGGCATCACGCCGTCGCAGGTACAGGCGTTCGAGACGCTGGGCGTCAGGGTGCTAATCGCCTGA